From the Nocardiopsis changdeensis genome, one window contains:
- the topA gene encoding type I DNA topoisomerase, producing MPPTKGSAGKNGSQDSGRQGSGTALVIVESPAKAKTIAGYLGRGYVVESSIGHIRDMPTKAAEIPAKYKGEPWARLGVNVDGDFEPLYVVNADKKSHVRKLKELMADADELLLATDEDREGEAIAWHLLEELKPRIPVRRMVFNEITKEAIQRAADNTRDLNTRLVTAQETRRILDRLYGYEVSPVLWKKVMPKLSAGRVQSVATRLVVERERERMAFTPAEYWDIKALFDASGAGIPAGDPTDFPATLVAVDGTRIAVGRDFTAQGTVRPDRAVRQLDEAAARGLAERLSASAFGVSSVERKPYRRSPYAPFRTTTLQQEASRKLGLSAKQTMQVAQRLYENGYITYMRTDSTTLSDSAVRAARSQVQRLYGADYLPERPRVYAKKVKNAQEAHEAIRPAGDEFRTPSQTGLSGPELRLYELIWKRTVASQMKDAVGESVTVKVQGTSSAGEVAEFNATGKIITFHGFLKAYVEGADDPAADLDDRERRLPAVAEGAPLTARDLTAEGHSTRPPARYTEATLVKELEEREIGRPSTYASIIGTILDRGYVFKKGTALVPSFLAFAVVQLLERHFGNLVDYEFTARLEDVLDSIARGEAESLPWLRRFYFGGDTPEGDRETGLKELVGDRLADIDPKEISSLTVPGTEDIVLRVGRYGPYLDRGGVRVNVPEDLAPDELTPEKAEELFAQPSGDRELGTDPETGHVVVAKSGRFGPYVTEVIEEPEENGGKKAKAVKPRTSSLLKSMTLDTVTLADAIRLLSLPRVVGVIDGDEVTAQNGRYGPYLKKGTDSRSLASEEQMFTVTLDEAKELFAQPKQRGRRAAAPPLRELGKDPVSGAVMLVKDGRFGPYVTDGEVNASLRKGDEVESITDERAAELLAERRAKAPAKKPAAKKAPAKKTTAKKTTTAAKKTTAAKKAPAKKTGTPRTAAKASDEA from the coding sequence GTGCCACCCACCAAGGGCAGCGCCGGCAAGAACGGCTCGCAGGACAGCGGACGACAGGGCTCGGGGACCGCCCTCGTCATCGTCGAGTCGCCCGCCAAGGCCAAGACCATCGCGGGCTACCTGGGCCGCGGTTACGTCGTGGAGTCCAGCATCGGGCACATCCGCGACATGCCCACCAAGGCCGCGGAGATCCCCGCCAAGTACAAGGGGGAGCCCTGGGCCCGGCTGGGCGTCAACGTCGACGGCGACTTCGAGCCCCTCTACGTCGTCAACGCCGACAAGAAGTCCCACGTGCGCAAGCTCAAGGAGCTCATGGCCGACGCCGACGAGCTCCTGCTCGCCACCGATGAGGACCGCGAGGGCGAGGCCATCGCCTGGCACCTGCTGGAGGAGCTCAAGCCCAGGATCCCGGTGCGCCGCATGGTGTTCAACGAGATCACCAAGGAGGCCATCCAGCGCGCCGCCGACAACACGCGCGACCTCAACACCCGGCTGGTGACCGCCCAGGAGACGCGCCGCATCCTGGACCGGCTCTACGGCTACGAGGTCTCCCCCGTGCTGTGGAAGAAGGTCATGCCCAAGCTCTCCGCGGGCCGGGTGCAGTCCGTGGCCACCCGCCTGGTGGTCGAGCGCGAGCGCGAGCGGATGGCGTTCACCCCCGCCGAGTACTGGGACATCAAGGCCCTCTTCGACGCCTCCGGCGCGGGCATTCCCGCGGGCGACCCCACCGACTTCCCGGCCACGCTGGTCGCCGTGGACGGCACCCGCATCGCGGTGGGCCGCGACTTCACCGCCCAGGGCACCGTGCGCCCGGACCGCGCCGTCCGCCAGCTCGACGAGGCGGCCGCGCGCGGCCTGGCCGAGCGGCTGTCCGCCAGCGCCTTCGGCGTGTCCTCGGTGGAGCGCAAGCCCTACCGCCGCTCGCCGTACGCGCCGTTCCGCACCACCACCCTCCAGCAGGAGGCGTCGCGCAAGCTGGGGCTGTCGGCCAAGCAGACCATGCAGGTCGCCCAGCGGCTCTACGAGAACGGCTACATCACCTACATGCGCACCGACAGCACCACGCTGTCGGACAGCGCGGTGCGCGCCGCCCGCTCCCAGGTGCAGCGCCTGTACGGCGCCGACTACCTGCCCGAGCGCCCCCGCGTCTACGCCAAGAAGGTCAAGAACGCCCAGGAGGCGCACGAGGCCATCCGCCCGGCCGGCGACGAGTTCCGCACCCCGAGCCAGACCGGGCTCAGCGGCCCCGAGCTCCGCCTCTACGAGCTGATCTGGAAGCGCACCGTCGCCTCCCAGATGAAGGACGCCGTCGGCGAGTCCGTCACCGTCAAGGTGCAGGGCACCTCCTCGGCCGGCGAGGTCGCCGAGTTCAACGCCACCGGCAAGATCATCACCTTCCACGGCTTCCTCAAGGCCTACGTGGAGGGCGCCGACGACCCGGCCGCCGACCTCGACGACCGCGAGCGGCGGCTGCCCGCCGTGGCCGAGGGCGCCCCGCTCACCGCGCGCGACCTGACCGCCGAGGGGCACAGCACCCGCCCGCCGGCCCGCTACACCGAGGCGACCCTGGTCAAGGAGCTGGAGGAGCGGGAGATCGGCCGCCCCTCCACCTACGCCTCGATCATCGGCACCATCCTGGACCGCGGCTACGTGTTCAAGAAGGGCACCGCCCTGGTGCCGTCCTTCCTGGCGTTCGCCGTGGTGCAGCTGCTGGAGCGGCACTTCGGCAACCTGGTGGACTACGAGTTCACGGCCCGCCTGGAGGACGTGCTCGACTCCATCGCCCGCGGCGAGGCCGAGAGCCTGCCGTGGCTGCGCCGGTTCTACTTCGGCGGCGACACCCCCGAAGGGGACCGGGAGACCGGCCTGAAGGAACTGGTCGGCGACCGCCTCGCCGACATCGACCCCAAGGAGATCAGCTCCCTGACGGTGCCGGGCACCGAGGACATCGTGCTCCGGGTCGGCCGCTACGGCCCCTACCTGGACCGCGGGGGAGTCCGGGTCAACGTGCCCGAGGACCTGGCCCCCGACGAGCTGACCCCGGAGAAGGCCGAGGAGCTGTTCGCCCAGCCCAGCGGCGACCGCGAGCTGGGCACCGACCCCGAGACCGGGCACGTCGTCGTGGCCAAGTCCGGGCGCTTCGGCCCCTACGTCACCGAGGTCATCGAGGAGCCCGAGGAGAACGGGGGCAAGAAGGCCAAGGCCGTCAAGCCGCGCACCTCCTCGCTGCTCAAGTCGATGACCCTGGACACCGTCACCCTCGCCGACGCGATCAGGCTGCTCTCGCTGCCGCGCGTGGTCGGCGTGATCGACGGCGACGAGGTCACCGCCCAGAACGGCCGCTACGGCCCCTACCTCAAGAAGGGCACCGACAGCCGCTCGCTCGCCTCCGAGGAGCAGATGTTCACGGTCACCCTCGACGAGGCGAAGGAGCTGTTCGCCCAGCCCAAGCAGCGCGGCCGCCGGGCCGCCGCCCCGCCGCTGCGCGAGCTGGGCAAGGACCCGGTGTCGGGCGCCGTCATGCTCGTCAAGGACGGCCGGTTCGGCCCCTACGTCACCGACGGGGAGGTCAACGCCTCGCTGCGCAAGGGCGACGAGGTGGAGTCCATCACCGACGAGCGCGCCGCCGAGCTGCTGGCCGAGCGCCGGGCCAAGGCGCCCGCCAAGAAGCCCGCGGCCAAGAAGGCGCCCGCGAAGAAGACGACCGCCAAGAAGACCACCACGGCGGCGAAGAAGACCACCGCCGCCAAGAAGGCGCCGGCCAAGAAGACGGGCACGCCCCGTACCGCGGCCAAGGCCTCCGACGAGGCCTGA
- a CDS encoding chaplin family protein produces MTHRTHARIAALTAAGLLALAPAGTTLADTSTSGNGSIAGGNQLHADLDAPVDVCGNSLALLGAAGAQCAGGDAGTGGGPDRDGDKGHPGYPGYSPEPSESPSEGPSEGPSESPSEGPSESPSEGPSEGPSESPSEGPSEGPSEGPSESPSEGPEEGESPGEPSDSSTAGERPSDTSDARLPLTGSAGLPGLVIAAIAAAVAGVGLVIAGRRRSRI; encoded by the coding sequence ATGACCCATCGGACCCACGCCAGGATCGCGGCACTGACCGCCGCGGGCCTCCTGGCACTGGCCCCGGCCGGGACCACCCTGGCCGACACCTCCACCAGCGGCAACGGCTCGATCGCCGGAGGCAACCAGCTCCACGCCGACCTCGACGCCCCGGTCGACGTCTGCGGCAACTCCCTGGCCCTCCTCGGTGCGGCGGGCGCCCAGTGCGCCGGCGGGGACGCCGGCACCGGGGGCGGCCCGGACCGGGACGGCGACAAGGGCCACCCCGGGTACCCGGGCTACTCGCCGGAGCCTTCGGAGAGCCCCTCCGAGGGGCCCTCGGAGGGACCGTCGGAGTCGCCCTCCGAGGGACCGTCCGAGTCCCCGTCGGAAGGGCCGTCCGAGGGGCCGTCGGAGTCTCCGTCCGAAGGCCCGTCGGAAGGGCCGTCGGAGGGACCGTCCGAGTCCCCGTCGGAGGGCCCCGAGGAGGGTGAGAGCCCCGGCGAACCGTCCGACTCCAGCACCGCGGGCGAACGGCCGTCCGACACCTCGGACGCCCGGCTCCCGCTGACCGGCTCCGCCGGCCTGCCCGGCCTGGTCATCGCCGCGATCGCCGCGGCGGTCGCCGGGGTCGGCCTGGTCATCGCGGGCCGTCGACGCTCCCGGATCTGA
- a CDS encoding M20/M25/M40 family metallo-hydrolase: MTRESEGLSAAEVEVVDLCRELIAFDTSNYGDHSGPGERKAAEYVVGRLDEVGVEATVYEKHPGRSNVVARIEGADPSRPPLLVHGHLDVVPAAAQDWTHHPFAGEIADGCVWGRGAVDMKNMNAMVLAVLRQRLREGRRPPRDIVLAFLADEEAGGTWGAQYLVDEHPDLFADCDAAISEVGGFSFTVRDDRRLYLIETAEKGIAWMKLTARGTAGHGSMVNRDNAVTELAAAVARLGEHAFPVHLTPTVRTFLEEICEEFQIPFDENDLDATVARLGPIARMIGATLRNTLNPTVLGGGYKANVIPGEATAQVDGRFLPGTEDDYFATIDRLLGPKVSREFIHHLPAVETPFEGGLVNAMSAALLAEDPGARAVPYCLSGGTDAKSFSRLGVRNFGFAPLKLPPELDFAGMFHGVDERVPIDGLRFGVRVLDRFIEMS; the protein is encoded by the coding sequence ATGACACGGGAATCCGAGGGCTTGAGCGCGGCCGAGGTCGAGGTCGTCGACCTGTGCCGGGAGCTCATCGCCTTCGACACCTCCAACTACGGCGACCACTCCGGGCCGGGCGAGCGCAAGGCGGCGGAGTACGTGGTGGGCAGGCTCGACGAGGTCGGGGTGGAGGCGACGGTCTACGAGAAGCACCCCGGCCGCAGCAACGTGGTGGCGCGGATCGAGGGGGCGGACCCGAGCCGTCCCCCGCTGCTCGTCCACGGCCACCTGGACGTGGTGCCGGCCGCGGCGCAGGACTGGACGCACCACCCCTTCGCCGGGGAGATCGCGGACGGCTGTGTGTGGGGCCGCGGCGCGGTCGACATGAAGAACATGAACGCGATGGTCCTGGCGGTGCTGCGGCAGCGGCTGCGGGAGGGGCGGCGCCCGCCGCGCGACATCGTGCTGGCCTTCCTGGCCGACGAGGAGGCGGGCGGCACCTGGGGCGCCCAGTACCTGGTGGACGAGCACCCCGACCTCTTCGCCGACTGCGACGCCGCCATCAGCGAGGTCGGCGGCTTCTCCTTCACGGTGAGGGACGACCGGCGGCTCTACCTCATCGAGACCGCCGAGAAGGGCATCGCCTGGATGAAGCTGACCGCGCGCGGCACCGCCGGGCACGGTTCGATGGTCAACCGGGACAACGCGGTCACCGAGCTGGCGGCGGCGGTCGCCCGGCTGGGGGAGCACGCGTTCCCCGTGCACCTGACCCCCACGGTGCGCACGTTCCTGGAGGAGATCTGCGAGGAGTTCCAGATCCCCTTCGACGAGAACGACCTGGACGCGACGGTCGCGCGGCTGGGCCCGATCGCCCGGATGATCGGGGCGACCCTGCGCAACACCCTCAACCCCACGGTGCTCGGCGGCGGCTACAAGGCGAACGTCATCCCCGGCGAGGCGACCGCCCAGGTGGACGGGCGCTTCCTGCCCGGCACCGAGGACGACTACTTCGCCACGATCGACCGGCTGCTCGGCCCCAAGGTGAGCCGGGAGTTCATCCACCACCTGCCCGCGGTGGAGACCCCCTTCGAGGGCGGGCTCGTGAACGCCATGTCGGCGGCCCTGCTGGCGGAGGACCCCGGCGCCCGCGCCGTCCCCTACTGCCTGTCGGGCGGGACGGACGCCAAGAGCTTCTCCCGGCTGGGGGTGCGCAACTTCGGTTTCGCGCCGCTCAAGCTGCCCCCGGAGCTGGACTTCGCCGGCATGTTCCACGGCGTGGACGAGCGGGTGCCGATCGACGGGCTGCGGTTCGGGGTCCGGGTGCTGGACCGGTTCATCGAGATGAGCTGA
- a CDS encoding GNAT family N-acetyltransferase → MAVDVRPASVFEDVRALVGPRSPGADVCWCLSYRLPSALNRELRGPARGEYVAGLCRAEPAPGVLAYDGDEPVGWAAVAPRADTSFARSRRIPHVDDLPVWSLWCIRVRPGHRKKGISHALIAGAVEFARAHGAPVVEAYPLDNGDARVDLTMAYPGLRRNFERAGFVHAADTSSVLAGHPRVLMRRDLR, encoded by the coding sequence ATGGCCGTCGATGTTCGCCCCGCCTCCGTGTTCGAGGACGTGCGGGCCCTGGTGGGACCGAGATCACCCGGCGCCGACGTGTGCTGGTGCCTCAGTTATCGACTCCCGTCCGCGCTCAACAGGGAGCTGCGCGGCCCCGCCCGCGGCGAGTACGTCGCCGGGCTGTGCCGCGCCGAGCCGGCGCCGGGGGTGCTCGCCTACGACGGCGACGAACCCGTCGGCTGGGCCGCGGTGGCGCCGCGCGCGGACACCTCCTTCGCCCGCAGCCGCAGGATCCCGCACGTCGACGACCTCCCCGTGTGGTCGCTGTGGTGCATCCGCGTGCGCCCGGGCCATCGGAAGAAGGGCATCTCGCACGCCCTGATCGCCGGGGCCGTGGAGTTCGCCCGGGCGCACGGCGCGCCCGTGGTCGAGGCCTACCCCCTGGACAACGGCGACGCCCGGGTGGACCTGACGATGGCCTATCCCGGGCTCCGGAGGAACTTCGAGCGCGCCGGGTTCGTCCACGCCGCCGACACCTCCTCGGTCCTGGCCGGCCACCCCCGCGTGCTGATGCGGCGCGACCTGCGCTGA
- a CDS encoding heavy-metal-associated domain-containing protein — protein sequence MCSTCSCETGTTAAETPGDARVYQVEGMTCGHCANSVSTGIGGVAGVTGVTVDLAAGTVAVQGSGFDDDAIRAAVTEAGYRFAGV from the coding sequence ATGTGCTCCACCTGTTCCTGTGAGACCGGGACGACCGCCGCCGAGACCCCCGGGGACGCGCGGGTCTACCAGGTCGAGGGAATGACCTGCGGACACTGCGCGAACTCCGTCAGCACCGGGATCGGCGGCGTCGCCGGCGTCACCGGCGTGACGGTCGACCTCGCCGCCGGCACGGTCGCCGTCCAGGGCTCGGGCTTCGACGACGACGCGATCCGCGCGGCCGTCACCGAGGCCGGCTACCGGTTCGCGGGCGTCTGA
- a CDS encoding MFS transporter, translated as MSTPQADPRRWWALLVLAGAQFMVIMDTSIIGVALPEMQRDLGFSPSSLQWVFNAYVIAFGGLLLLGGRLSDLLGARRVFTAGWVTLIAGSVLAAAAETAWVELLGRAVQGAGGALIAPSAMTLLMMIFAHDTGERTKALAFYGAAAPAGGTAGVFLGGAITEWLSWPWLFLLYIPIGLASLAAVPALLPAVSGRGGSVDLLGAVSATGGLALAVFGIVQASEQGWTSAATLLGLVGGAVLLGVFVVSQRLVRAPLMPLGVWRTPGLLAGNVAITLLGAAWIPMWYFLNLYLQQVLGYGAFPSGAALLPMTLLMMLLMTTVTGRLIGRFGLKPLIVTGLLVLAAGLGLLSLARPGGAYLVDVLPGSLIAALGMSLVFIPATIASISGARPEEAGLASGIVNTTYQVGSALGLAAMTAVATAWGADRLGDPAALTDGFQAAFIGAGAVAVAGAVLGFALMRPQGPAAARSEEGEAAGTGA; from the coding sequence ATGTCAACGCCACAAGCCGATCCCCGCCGCTGGTGGGCACTCCTGGTGCTCGCCGGCGCGCAGTTCATGGTCATCATGGACACCTCGATCATCGGGGTCGCCCTGCCCGAGATGCAGCGCGACCTCGGCTTCTCCCCCAGCTCCCTGCAATGGGTCTTCAACGCCTACGTCATCGCCTTCGGCGGTCTGCTGCTCCTGGGAGGGCGCCTGTCCGACCTGCTCGGCGCGCGCCGGGTGTTCACCGCGGGCTGGGTCACCCTCATCGCCGGGTCCGTCCTGGCCGCCGCGGCCGAGACGGCCTGGGTCGAACTCCTGGGCCGCGCGGTCCAGGGCGCGGGCGGAGCGCTGATCGCGCCGTCGGCGATGACCCTGCTGATGATGATCTTCGCCCACGACACCGGCGAGCGCACCAAGGCGCTGGCCTTCTACGGCGCGGCCGCCCCGGCGGGCGGCACGGCCGGCGTCTTCCTCGGCGGCGCCATCACCGAATGGCTGAGCTGGCCGTGGCTGTTCCTCCTCTACATCCCCATCGGACTGGCCTCCCTGGCCGCCGTCCCGGCCCTGCTGCCGGCGGTGAGCGGACGCGGCGGATCGGTCGACCTCCTGGGCGCCGTCTCGGCCACCGGCGGCCTGGCCCTGGCGGTGTTCGGCATCGTCCAGGCCTCCGAACAGGGCTGGACCTCCGCGGCCACGCTGCTCGGCCTCGTCGGCGGAGCGGTCCTCCTGGGGGTCTTCGTCGTCAGCCAGCGCCTGGTCCGCGCCCCGCTGATGCCCCTGGGCGTCTGGCGCACCCCCGGCCTGCTGGCCGGGAACGTGGCGATCACCCTGCTGGGGGCCGCGTGGATCCCGATGTGGTACTTCCTCAACCTCTACCTCCAGCAGGTCCTGGGGTACGGGGCCTTCCCCAGCGGCGCGGCCCTGCTGCCGATGACGCTGCTGATGATGCTCCTCATGACCACCGTCACCGGCCGGCTCATCGGCCGCTTCGGCCTCAAGCCGCTGATCGTGACGGGCCTGCTGGTCCTGGCCGCCGGCCTGGGCCTGCTCTCCCTGGCCCGCCCCGGGGGCGCCTACCTCGTCGACGTCCTGCCCGGCTCCCTGATCGCGGCCCTGGGCATGTCGCTGGTGTTCATCCCGGCCACGATCGCCTCCATCAGCGGGGCGCGCCCGGAGGAGGCGGGGCTGGCCTCGGGCATCGTCAACACCACCTACCAGGTAGGTTCCGCCCTGGGCCTGGCGGCCATGACCGCCGTCGCCACCGCGTGGGGGGCCGACCGGCTCGGCGACCCGGCCGCGCTGACCGACGGCTTCCAGGCCGCGTTCATCGGGGCCGGAGCGGTGGCCGTGGCGGGTGCGGTGCTCGGGTTCGCCCTCATGCGCCCGCAGGGACCGGCCGCGGCCCGGTCCGAGGAGGGGGAGGCCGCCGGGACGGGCGCCTGA
- a CDS encoding heavy metal translocating P-type ATPase — protein MNTGTGDVRESGERIELAIGGMTCASCASRIEKRLNRLDGVTATVNYATETARVVFDGDPVPAEELIAQVEKAGYTAEVPRSADAAADDGAAEAADPTRPLRDRLIVSALLSVPVIAMAMAPALQFTYWQWASLVLAAPVLVWGALPFHIAAWKNLKLGAATMDTLVSMGTIAAFAWSLYALFFGTAGEPGMTHPFELTIARTDGSANIYLEVAAGVTTFILAGRYFEARSKRRAGAALRALLELGAKDVTVLRDGAEQRIPTADLTEGDLFIVRPGEKVATDGTVEEGTSAVDMSMLTGESVPVEVGPGDAVVGATVNAGGRLVVRASRVGSDTQLAQMARLVEDAQNGKAEVQRLADRISGVFVPIVIALAAVTLGFWIGTGGSVAAAFTAAVAVLIIACPCALGLATPTALLVGTGRGAQLGILIKGPEVLETTRGIDTVVLDKTGTVTTGRMTLTDVFTAPGQSEDEVLRLAGALENASEHPIAQAIAKAALARTGGLGQVEDFANVEGQGVQGIVDGHAVLVGRTSLLAEWSQELPAELASAKAAAEAAGGTAVAVGWDGAARAVLVVSDAIKPTSAQAIEQFRALGLTPILLTGDNEAVARTVADEVGIEEVIAEVMPRDKVAVVERLQAEGRTVAMVGDGVNDAAALARADLGLAMGTGTDVAIEASDLTLVRGDLRAAADAIRLSRRTLNTIKGNLFWAFAYNVAALPLAAAGLLNPMIAGAAMAFSSVFVISNSLRLRGFAPLKGNEDTPDASALPASGRRESSSLAA, from the coding sequence ATGAACACCGGAACCGGAGACGTCAGAGAGTCCGGAGAGCGGATCGAGCTGGCGATCGGCGGCATGACCTGCGCCTCCTGCGCGAGCCGCATCGAGAAGCGCCTCAACCGGCTCGACGGCGTCACCGCCACCGTCAACTACGCCACCGAGACGGCGCGCGTGGTCTTCGACGGTGACCCGGTGCCCGCCGAGGAGCTGATCGCCCAGGTCGAGAAGGCCGGGTACACCGCCGAGGTGCCCCGCTCCGCCGACGCCGCCGCCGACGACGGCGCGGCGGAGGCCGCGGACCCGACCCGCCCGTTGCGCGACCGCCTCATCGTCAGCGCCCTGCTGTCGGTGCCGGTCATCGCGATGGCGATGGCCCCCGCGCTCCAGTTCACCTACTGGCAGTGGGCCTCGCTCGTCCTCGCGGCGCCCGTGCTCGTCTGGGGCGCGCTGCCCTTCCACATCGCCGCCTGGAAGAACCTCAAGCTCGGCGCGGCCACCATGGACACCCTGGTGTCCATGGGCACGATCGCCGCCTTCGCCTGGTCCCTGTACGCGCTGTTCTTCGGCACCGCGGGCGAGCCGGGCATGACGCACCCGTTCGAGCTCACCATCGCCCGCACCGACGGCTCCGCCAACATCTACCTGGAGGTCGCCGCCGGGGTCACCACCTTCATCCTGGCCGGGCGCTACTTCGAGGCCCGGTCCAAGCGCCGGGCCGGCGCCGCCCTGCGCGCCCTGCTCGAACTCGGCGCCAAGGACGTCACCGTGCTGCGCGACGGCGCCGAGCAGCGGATCCCCACCGCCGACCTGACCGAGGGCGACCTGTTCATCGTCCGGCCCGGTGAGAAGGTCGCCACCGACGGGACCGTGGAGGAGGGCACCTCCGCCGTCGACATGAGCATGCTCACCGGCGAGTCCGTGCCGGTCGAGGTCGGCCCCGGCGACGCCGTGGTGGGTGCCACGGTCAACGCCGGCGGACGCCTGGTCGTGCGCGCCTCCCGCGTCGGATCCGACACACAGCTCGCCCAGATGGCCCGCCTGGTCGAGGACGCGCAGAACGGCAAGGCCGAGGTCCAGCGCCTGGCCGACCGGATCTCGGGCGTCTTCGTCCCCATCGTCATCGCCCTGGCGGCCGTGACCCTCGGCTTCTGGATCGGTACCGGCGGATCGGTGGCGGCGGCGTTCACCGCGGCGGTCGCGGTGCTCATCATCGCCTGCCCCTGCGCCCTGGGCCTGGCCACCCCGACCGCGCTGCTGGTCGGCACCGGGCGCGGCGCCCAGCTCGGCATCCTCATCAAGGGCCCGGAGGTCCTGGAGACCACCCGCGGCATCGACACGGTCGTGCTGGACAAGACCGGCACCGTCACCACCGGCCGGATGACGCTCACCGACGTGTTCACCGCCCCCGGCCAGAGCGAGGACGAGGTGCTGCGGCTGGCCGGGGCCCTGGAGAACGCCTCCGAGCACCCCATCGCCCAGGCCATCGCCAAGGCCGCCCTCGCCCGTACCGGCGGGCTCGGGCAGGTCGAGGACTTCGCCAACGTCGAGGGACAGGGCGTCCAGGGCATCGTCGACGGCCACGCCGTCCTGGTCGGCCGCACCTCGCTGCTCGCCGAGTGGTCGCAGGAGCTGCCCGCCGAACTGGCGAGCGCCAAGGCCGCCGCGGAGGCCGCGGGCGGGACCGCCGTGGCCGTCGGCTGGGACGGCGCGGCCCGCGCGGTGCTGGTCGTGTCCGACGCGATCAAGCCCACCAGCGCCCAGGCCATCGAGCAGTTCCGCGCCCTGGGTCTGACCCCGATCCTGTTGACCGGTGACAACGAGGCCGTGGCCCGGACGGTGGCCGACGAGGTGGGTATCGAGGAGGTCATCGCCGAGGTCATGCCCCGGGACAAGGTCGCCGTGGTCGAACGCCTCCAGGCCGAGGGGCGCACCGTGGCCATGGTCGGAGATGGCGTCAACGACGCCGCAGCCCTGGCCCGCGCCGACCTGGGCCTGGCCATGGGCACCGGCACCGACGTCGCCATCGAGGCATCCGACCTCACCCTCGTGCGCGGCGACCTGCGCGCGGCCGCCGACGCCATCCGGCTCTCCCGCCGCACCCTCAACACCATCAAGGGCAACCTCTTCTGGGCCTTCGCCTACAACGTGGCGGCACTGCCCCTGGCCGCCGCGGGACTGCTCAACCCGATGATCGCGGGAGCGGCCATGGCGTTCTCCAGTGTCTTCGTCATCAGCAACAGCCTCCGGCTGCGCGGTTTCGCGCCGCTGAAGGGCAACGAGGACACACCCGACGCCTCCGCGCTCCCCGCCTCCGGCCGCCGGGAGTCCTCCTCCCTCGCGGCCTGA